One window of Vicia villosa cultivar HV-30 ecotype Madison, WI unplaced genomic scaffold, Vvil1.0 ctg.000133F_1_1, whole genome shotgun sequence genomic DNA carries:
- the LOC131624517 gene encoding uncharacterized protein LOC131624517: MAENTRMKGLEASINGLNTTMQQMMEDADARHNDYIQHRHNDMVRFEHVEAQLGSLQLSSALNGSGNSDGTPRQSPFQIRNVKLDFPRFDGTEVLNWIFKVEQFFDYYSTPDNQRLTIAAVHLDKDVVPWYQMITRNNPFRSWGAFTRALELEYGPSPYESPRPTLFKLTQTSTISEYYSTFISLANRSHGLSPDAILDCFVSGLKTEIHRDVIAQNPTSLSHALSLAKLFAEKYNSFTKPYPQTTKPIYNPSPHSLTRPTNALLPTPPTRPQTQTPIPKPRPIRSITSAEIQLRRDKGQCFYCDDKFTPNHRCPNKHYLLLQVDDFDSPEQETEPPDGDSLLQILETEHHLSFNALNGAQSAGTLRFQGQIQGIQVQVLLDSGSSDNFLQPRIAQCLKLPIQQAPQFQILVGNGSTLTASGLIQDLPVTIQGHNLHLPVYLLPITGADLVLGAPWLKTLGPHIADYDALLIKFYLNNKFITLRGDQFMAPGQSQFHHIRRLHNTHSIDLSYTLQFHSLAPSSSVATLDNLPEDLAALLRNYWKVFEEPNRLPPPRLQDHSIPLIDGSNPVKVKPYRYPHSQKTEIERLVSEMLQQGIIQPSTSPFSSPVLLVRKKDGSWRFCTDYRALNAITIKDSFPIPTVDELLDELFGAAYFSKLDLRAGYHQIF, encoded by the coding sequence ATGGCAGAAAATACACGGATGAAAGGTTTGGAAGCTTCCATCAATGGCCTCAACACCACGATGCAGCAAATGATGGAAGATGCCGACGCACGACATAACGACTACATACAACACCGACACAATGATATGGTGCGTTTCGAACATGTTGAAGCACAACTGGGTTCTTTACAACTCTCTTCCGCCTTAAATGGTAGCGGGAACTCAGACGGAACCCCACGACAATCGCCGTTTCAGATACGTAACGTGAAGCTTGATTTTCCCAGATTCGATGGTACTGAGGTTTTGAACTGGATCTTTAAGGTTGAACAGTTTTTTGATTATTACTCTACACCGGACAATCAACGCCTTACCATTGCAGCGGTGCATCTCGACAAAGATGTCGTACCTTGGTATCAAATGATTACTCGTAACAACCCCTTCCGATCTTGGGGTGCCTTCACACGTGCTCTGGAATTGGAATATGGCCCTTCTCCATACGAATCTCCACGACCCACCCTTTTCAAATTAACCCAGACCTCCACAATCAGTGAATACTACTCCACTTTCATCTCCCTTGCGAATCGCTCTCATGGCCTATCCCCTGATGCAATCTTGGATTGTTTCGTTAGTGGGCTTAAGACTGAGATCCATCGTGATGTCATAGCCCAAAACCCTACCTCTCTCTCTCACGCCCTTTCCTTAGCCAAATTATTTGCAGAAAAATACAACTCTTTTACAAAACCCTACCCACAAACCACAAAGCCCATTTACAATCCCAGCCCACATTCTCTAACCCGACCCACCAACGCCCTTTTACCCACTCCACCAACCCGACCCCAAACCCAAACACCAATTCCCAAACCTCGTCCCATTCGTAGCATCACCTCCGCTGAGATTCAACTCAGGCGTGACAAGGGTCAATGCTTCTATTGTGATGACAAGTTTACACCCAACCATCGTTGTCCAAACAAACATTACCTCCTTCTTCAAGTTGATGATTTTGATTCACCAGAGCAAGAGACAGAGCCGCCAGATGGTGATTCTTTACTTCAGATACTTGAAACAGAGCACCATCTCTCATTTAATGCCCTCAACGGAGCGCAAAGTGCAGGCACACTTCGTTTTCAAGGGCAAATTCAAGGAATACAAGTCCAGGTTCTCCTTGACAGTGGTAGTTCCGATAATTTTTTGCAACCACGCATAGCTCAGTGTTTGAAATTGCCAATTCAACAAGCTCCGCAATTTCAAATTTTGGTGGGAAATGGTAGCACACTGACGGCTTCGGGATTGATTCAGGACTTACCAGTCACGATACAGGGTCACAATCTCCACCTTCCGGTGTATTTGCTTCCTATTACTGGTGCTGATTTGGTCCTAGGAGCACCATGGCTCAAGACTCTAGGTCCTCACATTGCGGACTATGATGCGTTATTGATTAAATTCTACctcaacaacaaattcatcactcttcgaggAGATCAATTCATGGCACCGGGTCAGtctcaatttcatcatattcgtCGTCTCCATAACACACATTCTATTGATTTATCATATACTCTGCAATTCCACTCTCTAGCACCATCATCATCAGTAGCTACACTTGATAATTTACCGGAAGATTTAGCTGCCTTGCTCCGCAATTATTGGAAGGTGTTTGAGGAACCTAATCGTTTACCACCACCGAGGTTACAAGATCATTCGATCCCTCTTATTGATGGTAGTAATCCGGTTAAGGTCAAACCATATCGATATCCACATAGTCAGAAAACAGAAATTGAACGATTGGTTTCTGAGATGTTACAACAGGGTATTATTCAACCTAGTACCAGCCCGTTCTCATCCCCGGTTTTGCTGGTCAGAAAGAAAGATGGATCCTGGAGATTTTGCACTGATTATCGTGCATTAAACGCGATTACAATTAAAGATAGCTTTCCAATACCGACAGTTGATGAGTTGTTGGACGAACTATTTGGAGCTGCTTATTTTTCTAAATTAGACTTGAGAGCAGGCTACCATCAAATCTTTTAA
- the LOC131624518 gene encoding uncharacterized protein LOC131624518 → MVDFRVFVEDMGLVDVSCVGGKYTWFKDNGKAMSRLDRFLCSRKMIEEWGVVDQIIEKRDISDHTPIRLRLGVVDWGPKPFRFNNVWLKASLGVWNKEVFGWLDLKLKEEVDSLNVLDNSLMENLGDHVEELVNSRREVSKELWHYLNLKESMLRLKSRQLWLKEGDKNSRLFHNSIKDKQRKNSISSLERRNGRVQGVANIKKEVHIYFLEFFKEEDNERPLPDLLDINRLKEDEALWLERPFSEEEIREVAWACDGNKSPGRMDLLWIFSKVIGRWLKRTLEDSFWTSITNLGLRRLVSLLSLPLSQK, encoded by the exons ATGGTTGACTTTCGGGTTTTTGTGGAGGATATGGGATTGGTAGATGTGTCTTGTGTCGGAGGAAAATATACTTGGTTTAAGGATAACGGGAAGGCGATGAGTAGACTTGACAGGTTTCTGTGCTCGAGGAAGATGATTGAGGAATGGGGAGTGGTGgatcaaatcattgaaaaaagaGACATATCGGATCACACACCCATTCGATTGCGGTTAGGTGTGGTTGATTGGGGCCCTAAACCTTTCCGGTTTAACAATGTGTG GTTGAAAGCGAGTCTTGGAGTGTGGAACAAGGAGGTATTCGGGTGGttggatctaaaactcaaagaGGAGGTGGATAGTCTTAATGTCTTGGATAACTCTTTAATGGAGAACTTGGGAGATCATGTGGAAGAATTGGTTAATAGTAGGCGGGAAGTTTCGAAGGAGCTATGGCATTATTTAAACTTGAAAGAGAGTATGCTTAGATTAAAATCTAGGCAACTTTGGTTAAAAGAGGGAGACAAGAATTCTAGGCTTTTTCACAACTCTATCAAGGATAAACAAAGGAAAAATTCTATTTCTTCGCTAGAAAGAAGGAACGGAAGAGTGCAGGGAGTGGCAAACATCAAGAAGGaggttcatatttattttctagAGTTTTTCAAAGAAGAGGATAATGAAAGACCTTTACCGGATCTCTTGGATATTAACCGGTTGAAAGAGGATGAAGCCTTGTGGTTGGAGAGGCCGTTTTCGGAGGAAGAAATTAGAGAAGTCGCGTGGGCGTGTGATGGCAATAAGAGTCCCGGCCGGATGGATTTACTTTGGATTTTTTCAAAGGTAATTGGTAGGTGGTTAAAGAGGACGCTGGAAGATTCATTTTGGACTTCTATTACAAATCTAGGCTTACGAAGGCTTGTATCTCTTCTTTCATTGCCCTTATCCCAAAAGTGA